A DNA window from Setaria viridis chromosome 2, Setaria_viridis_v4.0, whole genome shotgun sequence contains the following coding sequences:
- the LOC117844817 gene encoding pentatricopeptide repeat-containing protein At5g15010, mitochondrial, whose product MQSAARLLALASPRRLPPRSPRAHLLPRGLCSAPPGQPDPRHDPGPGPDPDPQLVGALCRVLSDFRGPRHDLRAALQGLAPRLTPAAAAAVLRRCRNLPVPSLRFFLFAAAAPGFVHLPDSLLVLAGSLAGARLFPLLRSLLSDLPRSALSRDLFPLLFRAYARAGLPDDATRAFSSMEGFGFPPTAADLHSLLFALSHNGLVEHAEAFFRDSATQFGLSAKAYTILISGWAVVMKPENARKLFDEMIERGIKPDVPAYNALIDALCRGGDAALAHEQLKDMQRSHGLVPDAATYGPFLRSACAAKDARAALRVLDRMHMHNLTPNVFTYNAVIRLLCELGEVDEAYNILNEMANNGEMPDIWSYNTLLNAHCKLKETNMDSEPSSQNPTDMTAFVQNLLGQMQTRFESMSQNIVSKIDEMGTKIDELEQSINDLKAEMGTEMPTKKPEEAKPADSA is encoded by the exons ATGCAATCTGCCGCGAGGCTGCTCGCCCtggcctcccctcgccgcctcccgccgcgcaGCCCGCGCGCCCACCTCCTCCCGCGCGGCCTCTGCTCCGCGCCGCCCGGACAGCCGGATCCGCGCCACGACCCAGGCCCCGGCCCGGACCCGGACCCGCAGCTCGTCGGCGCGCTCTGCCGCGTCCTGAGCGACTTCCGCGGGCCGCGGCACGACCTCCGAGCCGCGCTCCAAGGCCTCGCGCCCCGCCTcacccccgcggcggcggccgccgtcctccgccgctgccgcaacCTGCCCGTGCCCTCGCTCCGGTTCTTCctcttcgccgccgcggcgccgggctTCGTCCACCTCCCGGACTcgctcctcgtcctcgccggcTCGCTCGCGGGCGCGCGGCTCTTCCCGCTGCTGCGCTCCCTGCTCTCCGACCTCCCGCGCTCCGCGCTCTCGCGGGACCTCTTCCCGCTGCTGTTCCGCGCGTACGCACGTGCCGGCCTCCCCGACGACGCCACCCGGGCTTTCTCTTCCATGGAGGGTTTCGGGTTCCCGCCAACAGCCGCCGATCTCCACTCGCTGCTCTTTGCGTTGTCGCATAATGGCTTGGTAGAGCATGCCGAGGCCTTCTTTAGGGATTCAGCGACACAGTTCGGTCTCTCGGCAAAAGCCTACACCATCCTCATCTCTGGCTGGGCTGTTGTCATGAAGCCAGAGAATGCCAGGAAGTTGTTTGATGAAATGATTGAGAGAGGCATCAAGCCTGATGTACCCGCGTATAACGCGTTGATTGATGCCTTGTGCCGAGGAGGGGATGCTGCGCTTGCACATGAGCAGCTAAAAGATATGCAGCGCAGCCATGGGCTTGTCCCTGATGCCGCCACTTATGGCCCATTCCTTCGTTCTGCATGTGCAGCAAAGGATGCTCGTGCTGCTCTTCGTGTGCTAGATAGGATGCATATGCACAACCTGACACCAAATGTATTCACGTATAATGCTGTCATCCGGTTACTCTGCGAGTTGGGAGAGGTTGATGAGGCTTATAATATCCTGAATGAGATGGCAAACAATGGGGAAATGCCTGATATTTGGAGCTACAACACTCTTCTTAATGCACATTGCAAGCTGAAAGAA ACTAACATGGATTCAGAGCCCTCATCGCAGAACCCAACAGATATGACTGCTTTT GTGCAAAACCTCCTTGGGCAGATG CAAACAAGGTTTGAGTCGATGTCGCAGAACATTGTGTCAAAAA TAGATGAGATGGGAACCAAGATCGACGAGCTGGAGCAGAGCATCAATGATCTCAAAGCTGAGATGGGCACTGAGATGCCTACCAAGAAGCCTGAGGAGGCAAAGCCTGCTGACTCTGCATAA
- the LOC117842999 gene encoding xyloglucan O-acetyltransferase 2 has product MGASTPRHHLSSSSLPQPLLAKRIITFALYALIPLALLHYLISLPPPAHQTTSAAATSPSPPQGPKAAAVTEKAAAGAKRTRAAPRCDYSDGAWVRSAAAPLYNGTSCGETIKARQNCEAHGRPDTGYLRWRWRPRGCALPPFDPAEFLRLVRGRHVAFVGDSLARNQCESLVCLLTSAFPAQLVRGAGGGDGDGDGDELRKFRRWAFPSHDATVSVFWSPFLVNGTEKAKSGAAGVEHNRLYLDQPDERWAAELPGIDVVVLSAGHWFLHSAMFYDRGAVVGCHHCPEPNRTETGFFGAFRLAVRGALREVVLRGARAQQQQQRERRRPKLAVVTTFSPAHFEGEWDSPTACARTEPYAPTERGVEYMDGEMLRAEVEEAAAAGANARARGAGVTVEAVQVTRMAALRADGHPGAYMHPFPFAGGARERVPNDCVHWCLPGPIDAWNEILLQVVKRWADAADADADAESSAP; this is encoded by the coding sequence ATGGGCGCCTCCACTCCCCGCCACcatctcagcagctcgtccctCCCGCAACCCCTCCTCGCCAAGCGGATCATCACCTTCGCGCTCTACGCCCTCATCCCCCTCGCCCTCCTCCACTAcctcatctccctccctcctcctgcccATCagaccacctccgccgccgccacctccccatcgccgccgcaggGGCCCAAAGCCGCCGCGGTTACCGAGaaggcggccgcgggcgccaAAAGGACGCGTGCGGCGCCGCGGTGCGACTACTCGGATGGGGCGTGGgtgcggagcgcggcggcgccgctgtaCAACGGGACGAGCTGCGGCGAGACGATCAAGGCCCGGCAGAACTGCGAGGCTCACGGGCGGCCGGACACGGGGTACCTCCGCTGGCGGTGGCGCCCGCGCGGGTGCGCGCTCCCGCCCTTCGACCCGGCCGAGTTCCTGCGCCTCGTCCGCGGCCGCCACGTCGCCTTCGTGGGCGACTCCCTGGCGCGGAACCAGTGCGAGTCCCTCGTCTGCCTGCTCACCTCCGCGTTCCCGGCCCAGCTggtgcgcggcgcgggcggcggcgacggggacggcgacggcgacgagctccGCAAGTTCCGGCGCTGGGCGTTCCCGTCCCACGACGCCACGGTGTCGGTGTTCTGGTCGCCGTTCCTGGTGAACGGCACGGAGAAGGCCAAGTCgggagcggcgggggtggagCACAACCGGCTGTACCTGGACCAGCCCGACGAGCGTTGGGCGGCGGAGCTCCCCGGCATCGACGTGGTGGTGCTCTCCGCGGGGCACTGGTTCCTTCACTCGGCCATGTTCTACGACCGCGGCGCCGTGGTCGGGTGCCACCACTGCCCGGAGCCCAACCGCACGGAGACGGGCTTCTTCGGCGCGTTCCGCCTCGCCGTCCGCGGCGCGCTCCGCGAGGTCGTCCTCCGCGGCGCCAgggcccagcagcagcagcaacgggaACGCCGCCGGCCGAAGCTGGCGGTGGTGACGACGTTCTCGCCGGCGCACTTCGAGGGGGAGTGGGACAGCCCGACGGCGTGCGCGCGCACGGAGCCGTACGCGCCGACGGAGCGGGGGGTGGAGTACATGGACGGCGAGATGCTGCGcgccgaggtggaggaggccgcggcggcgggcgcgaacGCCAGGGCGCGCGGGGCAGGCGTGACGGTGGAGGCGGTGCAGGTGACGCGGATGGCGGCGCTGCGCGCGGACGGGCACCCGGGCGCGTACATGCACCCGTTCCcgttcgccggcggcgcgagggagCGCGTGCCCAACGACTGCGTGCACTGGTGCCTGCCCGGGCCCATCGACGCGTGGAACGAGATCCTGCTGCAGGTCGTCAAGCGCTGGGCCGACGCCGCCgatgccgacgccgacgccgagtcCTCGGCGCCGTGA
- the LOC117846391 gene encoding xyloglucan O-acetyltransferase 1: MVPGSTPMAMGASAPCPSHHFTSSSLLTKRTIAFALYALIPLALLHYLLTLPPPLPPPPTTDTASPSPSHQANASASASPEPSAARCDYSDGEWVRTAAGPQYNGSSCGETIKAGQNCEAHGRPDTGYIYWRWRPRGCALPPFDPAAFLRAVRGRHVAFVGDSLARNQCESLVCLLSSAFPAQLVRGAGGGGGDGDGDELRKFRRWAFPSHNATVSVFWSPFLVNGTERPKTPPAAGGLYHNRIYFDQPDERWAAEVPGLDVVVLSAGQWYLNPALFYDRGAVIGCHRCPATEPNRNETGFFGVFRLAVRNALHEVIARVASAPSSPARHRLAVVTTFSPAHFEGEWDSPTSCARTEPYARGEREPLYMDEEMLRAGVEEAAAAGADTTARGAGLAVEALQVTRLAAMRPDGHPGLYTRAFPLAGGARERMPNDCVHWCLPGPIDTWNEVLLQVVKRWADSVDAGAASAAPLN, translated from the coding sequence ATGGTGCCTGGATCGACCCCCATGGCCATGGGCGCCTCCGCTCCCTGTCCTAGCCACCATTTCACGTCCTCTTCCCTCCTCACCAAGAGGACCATCGCCTTCGCGCTCTACGCTCTCATTCCCCTCGCTCTCCTCCACTACCTCCtcaccctccctccccctctcccccctcctcccaccACCGACACGGCCTCCCCATCGCCATCTCACCAGGCGAATGCTTCTGCTTCTGCATCACCGGAGCCTTCGGCCGCGCGGTGCGACTACTCGGACGGGGAGTGGGTGCGGACCGCGGCGGGCCCGCAGTACAACGGGTCGAGCTGCGGCGAGACCATCAAGGCCGGGCAGAACTGCGAGGCGCACGGGCGCCCGGACACGGGGTACATCTACTGGCGGTGGCGCCCGCGCGGGTGCGCGCTGCCGCCGTTCGACCCGGCGGCGTTCCTGCGCGCGGTGCGCGGCCGGCACGTCGCCTTCGTGGGCGACTCGCTCGCACGGAACCAGTGCGAGTCCCTGGTCTGCCTGCTCAGCTCGGCGTTCCCCGCCCAGCTGGtgcgcggcgcgggaggcggcggcggggacggggacggcgacgagctccGCAAGTTCCGGCGCTGGGCGTTCCCGTCGCACAACGCGACGGTCTCGGTGTTCTGGTCCCCGTTCCTGGTGAACGGCACGGAGAGGCCCaagacgccgccggcggcgggcgggctgTACCACAACCGGATCTACTTCGACCAGCCCGACGagcggtgggcggcggaggTCCCGGGCCTCGACGTGGTGGTGCTCTCGGCGGGGCAGTGGTACCTGAACCCGGCCTTGTTCTACGACCGCGGCGCCGTCATCGGGTGCCACCGCTGCCCGGCCACGGAGCCCAACCGCAACGAGACGGGCTTCTTCGGCGTGTTCCGCCTCGCCGTCCGGAACGCGCTCCACGAGGTCATCGCCCGCGTCGcctccgccccctcctcgcCCGCCCGCCACCGGCTGGCCGTGGTGACGACGTTCTCGCCGGCGCACTTTGAGGGGGAATGGGACAGCCCGACCTCGTGCGCGCGCACCGAGCCGTACGCGCGCGGGGAGCGGGAGCCGCTGTACATGGACGAGGAGATGCTGCGCGCcggggtggaggaggccgcggcggcgggcgcggacaCGACGGCGCGCGGGGCGGGGCTGGCGGTGGAGGCGCTGCAGGTGACGCGGCTGGCGGCGATGCGCCCGGACGGGCACCCGGGCCTCTACACGCGGGCGTTtccgctcgccggcggcgcgagggagCGGATGCCCAACGACTGCGTGCACTGGTGCCTGCCCGGGCCCATCGACACGTGGAACGAGGTCCTGCTGCAGGTCGTCAAGCGGTGGGCCGACAgcgtcgacgccggcgcggcGTCGGCAGCGCCGTTAAACTAG
- the LOC117846392 gene encoding uncharacterized protein, whose amino-acid sequence MAQGTAPSTGGAGGGGCTSAPAVSTTPPGTPRASAPAVPPQPPSSVAVGYYYAVELYFDPALENQVLKAWNALARRQLGTRLIDAAARPHLALLHLPAAALPPPGTGAGGDPLIRLGPSLRALASRLDPLPLALSSLAALPASASSPNDNVLFLAPTPSAALLGLHAQLCELLRKDAGVEVPDAFRPDHWVPRCAVAVDVPRGRMAEAFCVLRELKLLPVSGYGMDIALVEVGAAVRELVSYPLGGSGGAGAD is encoded by the coding sequence ATGGCCCAAGGCACCGCGCCCTCcaccggcggggccggcggcggcggctgcaccTCGGCCCCCGCGGTCTCCACGACTCCCCCTGGCACCCCCcgcgcctccgcgccggccgtgccgccgcagccgccctcctccgtgGCGGTCGGGTACTACTACGCGGTGGAGCTCTACTTCGACCCGGCGCTCGAGAACCAGGTGCTCAAGGCGTGGAACGCGCTGGCGCGGCGGCAGCTCGGCACCCGCctcatcgacgccgccgcccgcccgcacctcgcgctgctccacctccccgccgccgcgctcccgccgcccgggaccggcgccggcggggacccGCTCATCCGCCTGGGTCCCTCGCTCCGGGCGCTCGCGTCCCGCCTCGACCCGCTCCCGCTCGCGCTCTCCtcgctcgccgcgctccccgcGTCCGCATCCTCACCGAACGACAACGTGCTCTTCCTCGCGCCCACCCCCTCCGCGGCGCTGCTGGGCCTCCACGCGCAGCTCTGCGAGCTGCTGCGGAAGGACGCGGGCGTCGAGGTACCCGACGCGTTCCGGCCGGACCACTGGGTCCCGCgctgcgccgtcgccgtcgacgtgcCCCGCGGCCGCATGGCCGAGGCCTTCTGCGTGCTCCGAGAGCTCAAGCTGCTCCCCGTCTCCGGGTACGGGATGGACATCGCACTGGTAGAGGTAGGGGCCGCGGTTAGGGAGCTCGTCTCCTACCCGCTcggcggcagtggtggcgcTGGAGCCGACTGA
- the LOC140222063 gene encoding uncharacterized protein: MERFAAMVSSRRAAADPAPAAAPGEEEVKESGKRKLTAEDEAYLRIQLEEIVVVKNEDVTRLAAAQGNSNLGGSSARACAPGAAAAAAPDGSSTATAAAAVAARGALSTTVGWIVGSN, from the coding sequence ATGGAGAGGTTCGCCGCCATGGTCAGcagccgccgggccgccgccgacccggcTCCGGCTGCGGCacccggcgaggaggaggtgaaggagaGTGGCAAGAGGAAGCTGACGGCGGAGGACGAGGCGTACCTGAGGATCCAGCTGGAGGAGATCGTCGTCGTCAAGAACGAGGACGTcacccgcctcgccgccgcgcagggCAACAGCAACCTCGGCGGCTCAAGCGCCCGCGCGTGTGcgcccggcgcggccgcggcggcggctcccgaCGGGAGTTCGACTgcgactgcggcggcggcggtggcggcccggGGCGCGTTGTCGACGACCGTGGGCTGGATCGTGGGCTCCAACTAG